A stretch of the Solanum dulcamara chromosome 6, daSolDulc1.2, whole genome shotgun sequence genome encodes the following:
- the LOC129893216 gene encoding G-type lectin S-receptor-like serine/threonine-protein kinase SD2-5, producing the protein MIPGQREYFLIFFFIYLLFTSQFAISQPSGNRDVIAGVSTLWINRPSIGSRLNRGILNYTPILLEGNASLQFLYGFSCNFDHAKCFLGISLVFYNTTGETIYIEGGELVWSANRDRPVQVNATLELGRDGNLVLADFDGTPVWSTNTTGKYVSALKLTDMGNLVLFDTTNRTIWQSFDHPTNCLLPGQNLVSGEKLTASVSADNSSQGLLSLTILNGHLATYINSDPPQYYYASDNPDSRYYSFDGQTLTALQYPPTSIAQYIKLGHDGHLRVYQLGDLETNMLGRLNWKEVDDILTTSDCGYPMVCGRYSICTNGVQCSCPVEGNFFRPFSERNPDLGCTEMTPISCDSSQYHSLVELKNTKYFAFLFNHKLTSGVFWLEGKKIEDCKRACLSNCSCKAAVFEQDYNVNQRGNCLLLNEVFSLMDSGVGSDKTIFLKVQNSSNAPVISPRQKTKPFRVIIGCTLIGIILILSVCSALSKKRSQKSKTGDFLDLEPILPGILTRFSYNELKIITEDFSRKLGEGGFGSVYEGTLRNGTKIAVKHLDGVGQVKESFLTEVKTVGGIHHINLVKLIGFCAEKNHRLLIYEYMVNGSLDRWITHENQENGLTWNTRQRIISDIAKGLAYLHEDCSHKIIHLDIKPQNILLDQYFNAKISDFGLSKLIEKDISKVVTRMRGTPGYLAPEWLSSVITEKVDVYAFGIVLLEILCGRKNLDWSQADEEDAHLLSVFTRKAEQEELMDIVDKNNKDMQLHREAVVEMMSLAAWCLQGDFSKRPSMSLVVKVLEGLVTAETNLDYNFRNVPKVGAGNQQRDATISSKLPSVLSGPR; encoded by the coding sequence ATGATTCCTGGACAGAGAGAATATTTTcttatctttttcttcatttatcTCCTCTTCACTTCTCAGTTCGCTATATCCCAACCTTCAGGGAATAGAGATGTCATTGCCGGCGTTTCCACTTTGTGGATCAACAGGCCATCCATTGGGAGTAGATTAAATAGAGGCATCCTTAATTATACACCCATCCTTCTGGAAGGAAATGCCAGCCTACAATTCCTCTATGGCTTCTCTTGCAATTTCGATCACGCAAAATGCTTTCTTGGTATCTCCTTAGTATTCTACAACACCACCGGTGAGACCATTTATATAGAGGGTGGAGAGTTAGTTTGGTCTGCTAATCGAGACCGTCCAGTGCAAGTCAATGCAACCTTGGAACTAGGCCGAGATGGCAACTTGGTCTTGGCAGATTTTGATGGCACTCCTGTTTGGTCCACTAATACTACTGGCAAATATGTTTCAGCCTTAAAGTTGACGGATATGGGGAATCTGGTGCTCTTTGATACAACCAATCGCACAATTTGGCAGTCTTTTGATCATCCTACAAATTGTTTGCTCCCGGGACAGAATTTGGTTTCCGGAGAGAAGCTAACAGCAAGCGTTTCTGCAGACAATTCGAGTCAAGGTTTATTATCTCTTACTATTCTCAATGGACACCTCGCCACTTACATAAATTCTGATCCACCTCAGTATTACTATGCTTCAGATAATCCCGATAGTCGTTATTACAGTTTTGATGGTCAAACCCTTACTGCTTTACAATACCCTCCTACATCGATAGCTCAATACATAAAGCTTGGGCACGATGGACATTTACGCGTATACCAATTGGGCGACCTTGAAACCAATATGTTGGGCCGCCTTAATTGGAAAGAGGTAGATGACATTTTGACAACCTCTGACTGTGGGTACCCAATGGTGTGTGGAAGATACAGCATTTGTACAAATGGAGTACAATGTAGCTGTCCAGTTGAAGGTAACTTCTTCAGGCCATTTTCTGAGAGGAATCCAGATCTCGGATGCACAGAGATGACGCCCATTTCTTGTGACTCTTCGCAGTATCATAGTCTTGTAGAGCTAAAAAATACCAAATATTTTGCATTTCTGTTCAATCACAAACTAACCTCTGGCGTATTTTGGCTTGAGGGGAAAAAGATTGAAGATTGCAAAAGGGCATGTCTGAGTAACTGTTCTTGCAAAGCTGCTGTTTTTGAACAGGATTACAATGTGAATCAAAGAGGGAACTGTCTGTTACTGAATGAAGTTTTCTCCCTCATGGACAGTGGAGTAGGAAGCGACAAGACAATATTTCTTAAGGTGCAGAATTCCTCAAATGCACCGGTCATTTCCCCTAGACAGAAAACAAAGCCTTTCAGAGTTATAATAGGATGTACTTTGATTGGGATAATTTTGATTCTTTCAGTTTGCTCTGCTCTTTCCAAAAAGAGGTCGCAGAAAAGCAAGACTGGTGATTTTCTGGATCTAGAACCAATCTTACCAGGAATCCTAACTCGATTCTCTTACAATGAGCTGAAAATAATTACAGAAGATTTCAGTAGAAAGCTCGGGGAAGGAGGATTTGGCTCTGTTTATGAAGGAACACTGAGAAATGGCACCAAAATAGCTGTGAAGCATCTGGATGGTGTAGGTCAAGTAAAGGAATCATTCTTAACAGAAGTAAAGACAGTTGGTGGCATTCACCATATCAATCTGGTAAAACTCATTGGATTTTGTGCCGAAAAAAACCACAGGCTTCTAATCTATGAGTACATGGTAAATGGATCACTGGATAGGTGGATTACGCATGAAAATCAAGAGAATGGGCTTACATGGAACACAAGGCAGAGGATAATATCAGATATTGCAAAAGGATTAGCTTATCTACATGAGGATTGCAGCCataagataattcatttggacaTCAAACCCCAAAACATCCTTTTGGATCAATATTTCAATGCTAAGATATCTGATTTTGGGTTGTCGAAACTAATTGAGAAAGACATAAGCAAAGTTGTGACTCGAATGAGAGGAACACCTGGGTATTTAGCCCCTGAATGGTTGAGCTCGGTAATCACTGAGAAagttgatgtgtatgcatttgGAATTGTACTCTTGGAAATTCTTTGTGGGCGAAAGAATTTGGATTGGTCCCAAGCTGATGAAGAAGATGCCCATTTGTTGAGTGTCTTTACGAGAAAAGCGGAACAAGAGGAGCTCATGGATATTGTTGACAAAAACAACAAGGATATGCAGCTCCACAGAGAAGCAGTGGTAGAAATGATGAGCCTTGCTGCATGGTGTTTACAGGGAGATTTCTCCAAGAGACCTTCCATGTCATTGGTGGTTAAGGTACTAGAAGGTTTGGTGACTGCTGAAACCAACTTAGATTATAATTTCAGAAATGTACCTAAGGTTGGGGCAGGTAACCAACAGAGGGACGCCACTATCAGCTCAAAATTGCCATCAGTTTTATCGGGACCGAGGTAA
- the LOC129892416 gene encoding G-type lectin S-receptor-like serine/threonine-protein kinase SD2-5 translates to MFAEKRLYFPILLFIYLLFCSSQFAISQPLWDYNTSLSNSTGLAGLSSFWINRPSLPVNSTIDDFFASVTLILHRGNAGPQFVCGFYCNFYATECLLGILLYHNLPDGEDDMINKPQLVWSANRNHPVKVNATLQLGQDGNLVLTDSDGTLAWSTNTIGKSVSGLNLTEMGNLVLFDNRKRVIWQSFDHPTDSLLPGQNLVSGQRLIASISATNQSQGLFSLTVLHGSWAAYTDTDPPQYYYTSNYADSPYYSFDGQTFIAIQYPNKLTAQFMKIGPDGHLKVYQWSAIDWNEVSDILAPYVENCGYPMVCGRYGICTNNGQCSCPPQKNFFRPFSERKPDLGCSLLTSIYCKSSQNHSFVELKNTTYFSFKINQELNSSIFWLEGIKMEDCKRACLGNCSCKAAVFEYDWNGAPRGNCSLLNEVFSLTDSKEGRGQAVFLKVQNTSKALTQSPIIPGSKPFKVIIGSTLAALLGIILSITTCFVIFKKRTHKSRKAEDFLDLEPILPGILTRFSYNELKIITEDFSRKLGEGGFGSVYEGTLRNGTKIAVKHLDGLGQVKESFLTEVKTVGGIHHINLVKLIGFCAEKSHRLLIYEFMVNGSLDRWITHENQENGLTWNTRQRIISDIAKGLAYLHEDCSHKIIHLDIKPQNILLDQNFNAKISDFGLSKLIEKDKSKVVTRMRGTRGYLAPEWLSSVITEKVDVYAFGIVLLEILCGRKNLDWSQADEEDVHLLSVFRRKAKQEQLMDMVDKNNEDMQLHREAVTEMMSLAAWCLQGDFTKRPSMSLVVKALEGLVTVETNLDYNFTHVPEVEAGNQPREAIISSKIPSILSGPR, encoded by the coding sequence ATGTTTGCAGAAAAGAGACTGTATTTTCCTATCCTTCTCTTCATTTATCTCCTCTTCTGTTCATCTCAGTTTGCTATATCGCAACCTTTATGGGACTACAACACCAGTCTTTCGAATTCAACAGGGCTTGCCGGGCTTTCCTCTTTCTGGATCAACAGGCCGTCTCTTCCTGTTAATTCCACCATTGACGACTTCTTTGCTTCGGTGACACTCATACTTCATCGGGGAAACGCTGGCCCACAATTCGTCTGTGGCTTTTACTGCAACTTCTATGCCACGGAATGCCTTCTTGGTATCCTTTTGTACCACAACCTACCCGACGGGGAGGACGATATGATAAATAAACCCCAGTTAGTTTGGTCTGCCAACAGAAACCATCCAGTGAAAGTCAATGCAACCTTGCAACTAGGCCAAGATGGCAACTTGGTCTTGACAGACTCTGATGGCACTCTTGCTTGGTCCACTAATACAATTGGGAAATCTGTTTCAGGCTTAAACTTAACAGAAATGGGAAATCTTGTGCTCTTTGATAATAGAAAACGCGTAATTTGGCAGTCTTTTGATCACCCTACGGATTCTTTGCTTCCAGGGCAGAATTTGGTTTCCGGGCAGAGGCTCATAGCAAGCATTTCAGCAACCAATCAGAGTCaaggtttgttttctcttactGTTCTCCATGGAAGCTGGGCAGCTTACACTGATACTGACCCACCTCAATATTACTACACTTCAAACTATGCTGATAGTCCTTATTACAGTTTTGATGGTCAAACCTTTATTGCTATACAATATCCTAATAAATTGACAGCTCAATTCATGAAGATTGGGCCTGATGGGCATTTAAAGGTATACCAATGGTCTGCAATTGATTGGAACGAAGTATCTGACATTTTGGCGCCATATGTAGAGAACTGTGGGTACCCAATGGTGTGTGGAAGATATGGCATTTGTACAAATAACGGGCAATGTAGTTGTCCACCGCAGAAAAACTTCTTCAGGCCATTTTCTGAGAGGAAACCAGATCTTGGATGTTCACTGCTGACTTCCATTTACTGCAAATCTTCGCAGAATCATAGTTTCGTAGAGCTCAAGAATACTAcatatttttcatttaagaTTAATCAGGAACTAAATTCGAGCATATTTTGGCTTGAGGGGATAAAGATGGAAGATTGCAAAAGGGCATGTTTGGGTAACTGTTCTTGCAAAGCTGCTGTTTTTGAATATGATTGGAATGGGGCTCCAAGAGGGAACTGTTCGTTACTGAATGAAGTTTTCTCTCTCACAGACAGCAAAGAAGGAAGAGGCCAGGCAGTATTTCTTAAGGTGCAGAATACCTCAAAGGCGCTGACTCAGTCTCCAATTATTCCTGGATCAAAACCTTTCAAAGTGATAATAGGATCTACCCTTGCAGCTTTGTTAGGGATAATTTTAAGCATAACCACTTGCTTTGTTATCTTCAAAAAGAGGACACATAAGTCCAGAAAGGCTGAGGATTTTCTGGATCTAGAACCAATCTTACCAGGAATCCTAACTCGATTCTCTTACAATGAGCTGAAAATAATTACAGAAGATTTCAGTAGAAAGCTCGGGGAAGGAGGATTTGGCTCTGTTTATGAAGGAACACTCAGAAATGGCACCAAAATAGCTGTTAAGCATCTGGATGGTTTAGGTCAAGTAAAGGAATCATTTTTAACAGAAGTAAAGACAGTCGGTGGCATTCACCATATCAATCTGGTAAAACTCATTGGATTTTGTGCCGAAAAAAGCCACAGGCTTCTAATCTATGAATTCATGGTAAATGGATCACTGGATAGGTGGATTACGcatgaaaatcaagaaaatgggcTTACATGGAACACAAGGCAGAGGATAATATCAGATATTGCGAAAGGATTAGCTTATCTACATGAGGATTGCAGCCataagataattcatttggacaTCAAACCCCAAAACATCCTTCTAGATCAAAATTTCAATGCTAAGATATCTGATTTTGGACTGTCGAAGCTAATTGAGAAAGACAAAAGCAAAGTTGTGACTAGAATGAGAGGAACACGGGGTTATTTAGCCCCTGAATGGTTGAGCTCGGTAATCACTGAGAAagttgatgtttatgcttttggAATTGTGCTCTTGGAAATTCTCTGCGGACGAAAGAATTTGGATTGGTCCCAAGCTGATGAAGAAGATGTCCATTTGCTAAGTGTCTTTAGGAGAAAAGCGAAACAAGAGCAGCTCATGGATATGGTTGACAAAAACAACGAGGATATGCAGCTCCACAGGGAAGCAGTGACAGAAATGATGAGCCTTGCTGCATGGTGTTTACAGGGCGATTTTACCAAGAGACCTTCCATGTCATTGGTGGTTAAGGCACTAGAAGGTTTGGTGACTGTTGAAACAAACTTGGATTATAATTTCACACACGTACCTGAGGTTGAGGCAGGAAACCAACCGAGGGAAGCCATTATCAGTTCAAAAATTCCTTCAATTTTATCGGGACCAAGGTAA